The Candidatus Omnitrophota bacterium genomic sequence CAAGACAAAAATTCAGAAAACCCAGCAATCTTTTCAGCACACAAACCTCCTCACTTGTATTTTATCAAATCCTCCGGAACATACCATTTCAAGAAATTATGCGATATACCCGCTCTTGCCGGCTCAATCCCGTGGAAACGCGAAGCGACAACAGTGAGAGAATCGGGGGCGTAAAGAAAACAGTACGGCTGATCGGAAGCTATCATCTCCTGAATACGGCCGTAGATTTTTTTCCTTTCCCCGCGGTCAAAACTCATGCGGCCCTTATCTATGAGCGCGTCAACTTCGGGGTTTTTGTATGAGACAAAATTAAAACCTCCGGGGCGGGCCTCGGAAGAATGCCACAGAGAATAGCAATCCGGATCCACGGCTGTGGACCAGCCGAGCACAACAGCATCAAAATCCCTGCGGTCTATGTGCCTGTTTATCAGCGTCGCCCATTCCAGTATCCGTATTTCCGAGGCAATGCCGGCCTCTTTGAGTTGCGACTGTATGATCGTGGCGGCCTCCTCCCTCATTTTATTCCCCTGATTTGTGAGAATAGTGAAAGAAAATTTGCGGCCATCCCTGTCACGCACACCGTCGCCGTCGGTATCTCTCCACCCTGCCTCATCAAGCAGCGCCCGGGCGCGGACGGGATCATATTCAAACTTTTCCACATCGGGATTATAAGCCCATGACGAGGGCGGATAATTGGAGTGTATCTGCACGCCGCATCCCAGGAGCACGGCATCAACAATCGCTTTTTTGTCTATCGCATAGCTTATGGCGCGGCGCACCCTTCTGTCCTTAAACAGCGGGTTTGTCAGGTTATATCCCATATAAGCGTACTGAAAAGCGCCATAGCGGAATTTGTTGCAATTCCTGTTGAATTCCTCATCATCCGTCTCGTATATATACTGATGCGGCGTGAGGCCCATGCTGTCTATGCCCCGCTTCCTGAGCTCGAGAAACTGCACGGAGCTATCGGGTATTATCCTGTAGATTATCCTCGTGATATTTCCTGTCTCCTCAAAATATTCACTGTTTTTTTCCAGGACTATCTGCTCTCCCGACAGCCATTTGACAAACTTGTAGGCGCCGGTGCCGACGGGCTTTCTGTTGGCCGGATTTTTATCAAAATCACCCTGATCAAATATGTGCTTGGGTATTATCCCCAAACCCCACGACTCGAGCGCGGGAGAATATGCCCTGAAATATTTTACGGCCAGCGTGTGCTCATCAGGAGCTTTGACGCTCTCTATCATCTTAAAGCGTCCGCTGCGCGGTGAGATGATGTCCGGATTCACAAGGCATTGATAGGTGAACACGGCATCGCCGGCTGTAAAAGTCCGTCCGTCGTGCCACTTCACATCGTCCCTCAGCTTGAAAACAATGGTCTTTCCTCCGTCCAGCACTTCCCAGCTCCGGGCCAGATCGCCGACAAGAACAAGATCCTTGTCATATTTGACCAGCCCGTTGTAAACGAGATCATTTATTTCCGCAGACGCCGAATCCCCGGCGAGTACAGGATTGAGATATGACGCGTCGCCGAGCATCGCAAAAACTATCGTCTCGCCCTCTTCGCAGCTTCTCTCTCGCGGCGAACAACCCTGCAGGAAGGCCGCCGCGCAGAGCATCGCGCACAAAAGCACATTGACTACGCCATGGCGTATAATCGCAGCGGACGGTATTCGTAGCGGGCCATATGAGCGAGGAGTTTCACCCCCTGCTCCGAGCGAATTGGCAGCGAACCACACACGTGAGCGGCCGTCTAAGGATACCGTCGGCCGCGACTGCTTACGAGTTATACCTATATGCCCGAAGTTGCGCATATTGATTTTAGCCACCGGCTTTCTTACGGCGGGCGCTGATTATTTTCCGCAGCGCCGGAGCTGTCCTCGTGTTCAGCACATCCTTCTTTTCGCATCCGGCCCTCCGGAGGTTCATAAGGCCGTATCTCATATTGTCCATGTGCCGGAGGGCGTGCGAATCGGTACCGAGAGAAAGCATCACGCCCTTCGCGAGCGCCATGCGTATGTGATCTTCTTTCAGATCCCGCCTGTCGGGGAAAGCGTTCACCTCGAGGATGATGTTTTTATCGGCGGCTTTTTCCGTGACCTTTTCCATATCCAGCTCCAGCGGCGGCCGCTTGCCTATGAGTCGCGCCGTCGGGTGCGCCAGAACATCAAGATAGGGATTGTCCATGGCCCTCATTATCCTTTTGTTCAGGACTTCGGCGCTCTGGTTAAACGCCGCGTGCACGGCGCCCAGGCAGACATCCAGCTCTTTGAGCACCTTATCCGGATAATCCAGTTTACCGTCGGGCAATATGTCCACCTCGGCTCCAAAAAGGATTTTAACGCGGGATGTTTTGTTGAGAGAATCTATCTCCTTCTTTTTTTTCATCAGGTTATTTATGCTTAAGCCCCGCGCTATTGTCAGGCTCATTGAATGATCACAGACCGCTATCCACCCGTATCCCAGATCCGAAGCCCTGGACGCAAGAGCCCTTATCTCGACGGAACCGTCGGAATAAACGCTGTGAAGATGCAGGTCGCCTTTTATATCCTCCGATTCTATGAGCGAAGGCAGAGCGCCGAGCGCGGAGCGCTCTATCTCACCCCTGTTTTCCCTCAGTTCGGGAGGAATATAATCAAGGCCGAGGCGCTTATACACATCCTTCTCCGTCTTTCCGGCTATATATTTTCCTGATTTCTGATCACTCAAAGCATACTCGTTCAGCGTATAGCCCTTATCCAGCGCCAGCTTTCTCAAAGCGATGTTATGTTCTTTGCTCCCCGTGAAATAGAGCATGGCGGCGCCGCGGGATTTCTCGGGAACGACCCTCAGGTCTATCTGCACATCCCCCGATGTGAAAACGCTCGCCTTTGAAGAGCCGGAGGCTATCACCTTCTCAACGCCCGGAATTTTAACGAATGAGTCTATTATTTTTTCCGATTTTTCCGAAACAGCCAGCAGGTCTATGTCGCCTATGGTCTCGCATCCCCGCCGGAGGCTGCCGCAGGCGAGAGCCTCATCGCAGCTCTTTCTGATAACAGAAAGAAAATCTTCAGCCATATTTTCCGCGGTGGAAATGAGCAGCCGGCCGTCCATGCGGTTGGCGATCTCCAGGCCCCTCAGAATATTGGCGGCGCTCTTTTCACCCATTCCGGGAAGAGCGGCCAGTTCTCCCCGGCGCGCGGCTATATCAAGGCCCCTCATGGTTTTGACGCCGAGCTTCTCATATATCAGCCTTATTGTGGCGGGGCCCAGCCCCTGCACTTTCAACATTTCCAGAAGGCCGCGGGGAATCTCTTTTCTCAGATCTTCAAGTTTTGTTATCTTTCCGCCGATCAGATATTCGCTTATTTTAGCGGCTGTGCTCTTTCCTATGCCCTCGAGCTCCTCAAGGTTGCCGGAAAGATAATCGTCTTTTATGTCGTGGTCAAGGGCTTCTATTGTCTCCGCGGCTTTTTGGTAACTTCTGATCTTAAAACTGTTTTCGCCTTTGATCTCCAGAAGATGGGCGATCTCGGTGAACTTATCGGCTATTTCCTTATTCTTCATATTTTTTGCCCTCGTCCCGATTCGAACGGGAAACCTTCTCCTTCGCAGGGAGATGCTCTATCCATTTGCGCTACGAGGGCTTAAAAAAATTGTGCGTCTTCACGACTGCATGGATTTCAAAAACTGCTCGTTTGAAGAGGT encodes the following:
- a CDS encoding peptide-binding protein — protein: MLCAAAFLQGCSPRERSCEEGETIVFAMLGDASYLNPVLAGDSASAEINDLVYNGLVKYDKDLVLVGDLARSWEVLDGGKTIVFKLRDDVKWHDGRTFTAGDAVFTYQCLVNPDIISPRSGRFKMIESVKAPDEHTLAVKYFRAYSPALESWGLGIIPKHIFDQGDFDKNPANRKPVGTGAYKFVKWLSGEQIVLEKNSEYFEETGNITRIIYRIIPDSSVQFLELRKRGIDSMGLTPHQYIYETDDEEFNRNCNKFRYGAFQYAYMGYNLTNPLFKDRRVRRAISYAIDKKAIVDAVLLGCGVQIHSNYPPSSWAYNPDVEKFEYDPVRARALLDEAGWRDTDGDGVRDRDGRKFSFTILTNQGNKMREEAATIIQSQLKEAGIASEIRILEWATLINRHIDRRDFDAVVLGWSTAVDPDCYSLWHSSEARPGGFNFVSYKNPEVDALIDKGRMSFDRGERKKIYGRIQEMIASDQPYCFLYAPDSLTVVASRFHGIEPARAGISHNFLKWYVPEDLIKYK
- the polX gene encoding DNA polymerase/3'-5' exonuclease PolX gives rise to the protein MKNKEIADKFTEIAHLLEIKGENSFKIRSYQKAAETIEALDHDIKDDYLSGNLEELEGIGKSTAAKISEYLIGGKITKLEDLRKEIPRGLLEMLKVQGLGPATIRLIYEKLGVKTMRGLDIAARRGELAALPGMGEKSAANILRGLEIANRMDGRLLISTAENMAEDFLSVIRKSCDEALACGSLRRGCETIGDIDLLAVSEKSEKIIDSFVKIPGVEKVIASGSSKASVFTSGDVQIDLRVVPEKSRGAAMLYFTGSKEHNIALRKLALDKGYTLNEYALSDQKSGKYIAGKTEKDVYKRLGLDYIPPELRENRGEIERSALGALPSLIESEDIKGDLHLHSVYSDGSVEIRALASRASDLGYGWIAVCDHSMSLTIARGLSINNLMKKKKEIDSLNKTSRVKILFGAEVDILPDGKLDYPDKVLKELDVCLGAVHAAFNQSAEVLNKRIMRAMDNPYLDVLAHPTARLIGKRPPLELDMEKVTEKAADKNIILEVNAFPDRRDLKEDHIRMALAKGVMLSLGTDSHALRHMDNMRYGLMNLRRAGCEKKDVLNTRTAPALRKIISARRKKAGG